In Paenibacillus sp. FSL R7-0345, a single window of DNA contains:
- a CDS encoding alpha/beta hydrolase family protein — MDVLQQYMNRLTDSAPRSSAYRGNVPFSEWRSGLAAAFTEKLGGFPERHAELEPVLLERVACSGYVRERIEITTYKGLRMPLYLLIPEQASASPAPAVIAVHGHGYGSREITGLHPDGSERQSDPGLHKDFAVSLVKEGFVVAAPEVLGFGDRRLAEDRASGEPGKNSCFRLSSALLMAGQTMAGYRIYETMRVVDYLQTRNEVHSGKTGIMGISGGGLVAGFTAALDERIACAVVSGYANTFAASILSRNHCLDNYIPGILLEAEMPDLLGLIAPRGLFLESGAADPLFGPEGARQALARLQEIYRAAGHAGQVGADFFPGGHEIHGGLAFAWLRGQLAD; from the coding sequence ATGGATGTATTGCAGCAATATATGAACAGGCTGACGGATTCCGCGCCCCGCAGCTCGGCTTACCGGGGGAATGTTCCTTTCAGCGAGTGGAGATCCGGCCTTGCCGCTGCCTTCACGGAGAAGCTGGGCGGTTTCCCGGAGCGGCACGCGGAGCTTGAACCCGTATTGCTGGAGCGTGTTGCCTGCTCCGGCTATGTCCGGGAGCGGATCGAGATCACCACTTATAAGGGACTGCGCATGCCGCTGTACCTGCTGATACCGGAGCAGGCTTCTGCCTCCCCGGCGCCTGCCGTTATCGCCGTGCACGGGCACGGCTACGGCAGCCGGGAGATTACCGGGCTTCATCCGGACGGCTCTGAGCGGCAGAGTGACCCGGGACTGCATAAGGATTTTGCCGTATCCCTGGTCAAAGAGGGATTCGTTGTCGCCGCGCCGGAGGTGCTTGGCTTCGGTGACCGGCGGCTGGCCGAAGACCGTGCAAGCGGCGAGCCGGGCAAAAACTCCTGCTTCCGCCTGTCCTCCGCACTGCTAATGGCAGGGCAGACAATGGCGGGCTACCGCATTTATGAGACGATGCGGGTTGTCGATTATCTCCAGACCCGCAATGAAGTGCACAGCGGGAAGACCGGCATTATGGGGATTTCCGGCGGCGGGCTGGTGGCCGGGTTCACAGCGGCGCTCGATGAACGGATCGCCTGCGCGGTAGTCAGCGGTTATGCCAATACGTTCGCGGCTAGTATTCTCTCGCGGAACCACTGCCTGGATAACTACATTCCGGGGATTCTGCTGGAAGCCGAGATGCCTGATCTGCTGGGCCTGATTGCGCCGCGCGGACTGTTCCTGGAGTCAGGCGCTGCCGATCCGCTGTTCGGTCCGGAAGGAGCCAGGCAGGCGTTAGCCAGACTGCAGGAGATTTACAGAGCGGCCGGTCATGCGGGGCAGGTCGGGGCGGATTTTTTCCCGGGCGGGCATGAGATTCACGGCGGGCTGGCGTTTGCGTGGCTGCGCGGGCAGCTTGCCGACTGA
- a CDS encoding glycoside hydrolase family 88 protein: MPTTEVSTLSWSRRIADTILGQCNEQGEHAYLLERWAYVPGMMQLAMARAGIQLGEPEYFDYMQRHMDSFIGENGSIRTYRLEEYNLDQINQGKNLFLLYQKTGEQRYAEAAHLLAAQLISHPRTSEGGFWHKKVYPFQMWLDGLYMASPFLAQFGAVFQRPELIDEAARQLLLIERRTRDPRTGLLYHGWDESKEQEWADSTTGLSSHFWSRAMGWYVMACVDCLEHFPVTHPQRGTIIGIFQRVCGALLEVQDKETGLWYQVLDQAGRKGNYLEATGSTMFVYAMAKGLRLGYLERSFREGMLKGYDGIMKHLVTEDNEGLHLHKICNGAGLSKDRNGSYDYYISEAVVSDTPMGVGPLLLASLEVENYGDGH, encoded by the coding sequence ATGCCTACAACCGAAGTGAGTACCCTGAGCTGGTCCCGCAGGATTGCGGACACCATCCTCGGGCAGTGTAATGAGCAAGGTGAGCATGCTTATCTGCTGGAGCGCTGGGCTTATGTTCCGGGGATGATGCAGCTGGCAATGGCCAGAGCCGGGATTCAGCTGGGTGAGCCGGAGTATTTCGATTATATGCAGCGGCATATGGACAGCTTCATCGGGGAGAACGGCTCAATCCGGACATACCGGCTGGAAGAATACAACCTCGACCAGATCAACCAGGGCAAAAATCTGTTCCTGCTCTACCAGAAAACCGGAGAGCAGCGCTACGCCGAAGCCGCCCACCTGCTGGCAGCGCAGCTGATCAGCCATCCCCGCACCTCGGAAGGCGGCTTCTGGCACAAAAAGGTCTATCCGTTCCAGATGTGGCTGGACGGCTTATATATGGCTTCACCGTTCCTGGCCCAGTTCGGCGCAGTCTTCCAGCGTCCCGAGCTGATCGACGAGGCGGCCCGCCAGCTGCTGCTGATCGAGCGCCGGACCCGCGATCCCCGTACCGGGCTGCTGTATCACGGCTGGGATGAATCGAAGGAGCAGGAATGGGCCGATTCCACGACAGGCTTATCCTCCCACTTCTGGAGCCGGGCGATGGGCTGGTATGTAATGGCTTGCGTAGACTGCCTGGAGCACTTCCCGGTGACCCATCCGCAGCGCGGGACCATTATCGGCATTTTCCAGCGGGTGTGCGGTGCGCTTCTGGAGGTGCAGGACAAAGAGACTGGCCTCTGGTATCAGGTGCTGGATCAGGCGGGACGCAAGGGCAACTACCTGGAAGCGACCGGCTCAACCATGTTCGTCTATGCCATGGCTAAAGGTCTGAGACTGGGCTATCTGGAGCGTTCTTTTAGAGAAGGTATGCTGAAAGGCTATGACGGAATCATGAAGCATCTGGTCACAGAGGACAACGAAGGTCTTCATCTGCATAAAATCTGCAACGGAGCCGGACTCAGCAAAGACCGCAACGGTTCTTATGACTACTACATTTCTGAGGCAGTTGTTTCAGATACCCCGATGGGAGTGGGGCCGCTATTGCTGGCATCGCTGGAGGTGGAGAACTATGGGGACGGGCATTAG
- a CDS encoding GDSL-type esterase/lipase family protein: MGTGIRQQPEQSEQQAGYRYNFTSVPKAGYVTVPYDRETGAVRYEDTGSYGFVEQTGALPPRRVNRAQISAAHGGFELSEPEADSGTEVQSGEPGSHGSGGMAFRVKLPRGAYKVQVTLSSAPEDTIIAVSGMNADALSQAEYWDAARLVPNLTRPQTQGKIWSYDYVSGREYLDIELEPRRPGVTVGIAELVLMPIGRKHRTVAELPVIFTLGDSTVKSYVFEEAPMSGWGQVFGKLFDGEKVQVVNYSQGGRSFKSAHNEGRFNDILLTGRAGDYLLIQFGHNDESEDEEQRFGRGSTEEMYRTYVEEIYIPAVRERGMIPVLLTPMSRTDGAAQPGHVYKDSFAERKFPVILRELAGKLGVPLIDLNKASLEYYNELGVEAVTAIFMSVEAGETPGKTNDGSYAGGHPSSKNDGTHYKEALSKQFARMVVTLIAELGKEGDADAARIAGMLKPTVHAAIRSQDWSAVYPEITPDIVSGPGAYYRNQIEKLIQLGVLGTDEEGRFNPEGLITVGESAAALGKVMKLDPAVLADYTSVAGADALTREVMGVMLWDAYQAAFTGKPRFMTDYNGDALGPDDPGYAPYLPPEQRGIMYYPLVSFEQLTDTDQVDPELLPKIEAAYKRGLFRAEKGIRRGELSYADALEPKLPVTRAKAAKALYYMWVLIHPVNVENHVLL, from the coding sequence ATGGGGACGGGCATTAGACAACAGCCGGAACAATCTGAGCAGCAGGCGGGATACCGTTACAACTTCACCAGCGTCCCGAAGGCCGGATATGTAACGGTTCCCTACGACCGGGAGACCGGTGCAGTGCGGTATGAGGATACCGGCAGTTACGGATTTGTGGAGCAGACCGGTGCCTTGCCGCCGCGCCGGGTGAACCGTGCGCAGATTTCGGCTGCTCATGGAGGATTCGAGTTGAGTGAGCCGGAGGCAGACAGCGGGACGGAAGTGCAGAGTGGGGAGCCAGGCAGTCATGGCAGCGGCGGCATGGCTTTTCGTGTCAAGCTTCCCCGCGGTGCCTATAAGGTTCAGGTCACGCTGAGCTCTGCCCCTGAGGATACAATCATCGCCGTTTCCGGCATGAACGCTGACGCGCTCAGCCAGGCGGAGTACTGGGACGCAGCCCGGCTTGTGCCGAACCTTACCCGGCCGCAAACTCAGGGGAAGATCTGGTCATACGACTATGTAAGCGGCCGCGAGTATCTGGATATTGAGCTCGAGCCGCGGCGGCCGGGTGTGACGGTGGGGATTGCGGAGCTGGTACTGATGCCAATCGGGCGCAAGCACCGTACCGTTGCGGAACTGCCGGTTATTTTTACACTCGGGGATTCGACGGTAAAATCATATGTGTTCGAGGAAGCGCCGATGTCCGGCTGGGGCCAGGTATTCGGCAAGCTTTTTGACGGGGAAAAGGTTCAGGTAGTCAATTACTCACAGGGCGGACGCTCCTTCAAAAGCGCACATAACGAGGGGCGGTTCAACGACATTCTGCTGACCGGCAGGGCAGGCGATTATCTTCTGATCCAGTTCGGCCATAACGACGAGTCAGAGGATGAGGAGCAAAGGTTCGGCAGAGGCTCGACCGAGGAAATGTACCGTACCTATGTGGAGGAAATTTATATTCCGGCTGTACGCGAACGGGGGATGATTCCTGTACTGCTGACCCCAATGTCGAGGACAGACGGAGCGGCGCAGCCGGGGCATGTATATAAGGATTCTTTTGCGGAGCGGAAATTCCCCGTTATCCTCAGAGAACTGGCCGGGAAGCTTGGAGTCCCGCTCATCGACCTGAATAAGGCCAGCCTGGAGTATTACAATGAGCTTGGAGTTGAAGCGGTAACGGCGATTTTTATGTCGGTTGAAGCCGGAGAGACACCGGGCAAAACCAATGACGGCAGCTACGCGGGCGGCCACCCCTCCTCCAAAAATGACGGCACCCACTACAAGGAAGCCCTGTCCAAGCAGTTTGCCCGGATGGTTGTTACGCTGATTGCTGAGCTGGGAAAAGAGGGGGATGCCGACGCAGCCCGGATTGCTGGTATGCTGAAGCCTACGGTGCATGCAGCTATACGGTCGCAGGACTGGTCAGCTGTGTATCCCGAGATTACCCCCGATATCGTGTCCGGCCCTGGCGCGTATTACCGGAATCAGATTGAGAAGCTGATTCAGCTGGGTGTGCTTGGTACAGATGAGGAAGGCCGGTTTAACCCGGAAGGCCTGATTACTGTTGGGGAGTCTGCAGCAGCACTGGGTAAAGTAATGAAGCTTGATCCTGCGGTGCTGGCAGACTATACGTCTGTGGCTGGAGCAGACGCGTTGACGAGGGAAGTGATGGGCGTCATGCTCTGGGATGCTTATCAGGCAGCTTTTACCGGGAAGCCGCGCTTTATGACCGATTATAACGGGGATGCCCTGGGCCCGGACGATCCCGGCTATGCCCCTTATCTGCCCCCGGAGCAGAGAGGGATCATGTATTACCCGCTTGTCTCCTTTGAGCAGCTGACGGATACGGATCAGGTTGACCCGGAGCTGCTGCCCAAGATCGAAGCTGCTTACAAGCGGGGACTCTTCCGAGCGGAAAAAGGAATCCGGCGGGGCGAGCTGTCTTACGCTGACGCACTTGAGCCCAAGCTGCCGGTTACCCGGGCCAAAGCCGCCAAGGCTTTGTATTATATGTGGGTGCTGATCCACCCGGTAAATGTGGAGAACCATGTGCTGCTGTAA
- a CDS encoding DinB family protein → MAPKTNAQLVAEFHSFIPYVQSLETLDVTLWENPIRDGKWSLKELLCHMMRWDQYFYEEAFAKVKEGQPVTAKHLNFSEFNARAIEYAQTVTVQEVIRQFVLYRGLIVAEMTDICDEDFMRTYKDGDGKTFSCRGHLRGFLPHDKHHKKQMEQYIQSQAVTKS, encoded by the coding sequence ATGGCACCAAAAACAAACGCTCAGCTGGTAGCCGAATTTCACTCATTTATCCCCTATGTCCAGTCACTGGAAACTTTAGACGTTACCCTATGGGAAAATCCAATCAGGGACGGTAAATGGTCACTTAAAGAGCTGCTCTGCCACATGATGCGCTGGGATCAGTACTTCTACGAGGAGGCTTTTGCGAAAGTAAAAGAAGGTCAGCCGGTGACCGCGAAGCATCTGAACTTCAGCGAGTTCAACGCCCGGGCGATCGAGTATGCACAGACCGTAACCGTGCAGGAGGTAATCCGGCAGTTTGTGCTGTACCGGGGCCTGATTGTTGCCGAAATGACCGATATCTGCGATGAGGATTTTATGCGGACGTATAAGGACGGGGATGGCAAAACATTCAGCTGCCGCGGACACCTGCGGGGCTTCCTCCCTCACGACAAGCACCATAAGAAGCAGATGGAGCAGTACATTCAGTCTCAGGCCGTCACCAAAAGCTGA
- a CDS encoding AraC family transcriptional regulator — protein sequence MNYSKDIERCIDYIEENIKENLTAEGIAAVAGYSLYHFCRVFSLCKEMTVMEYVRSRKLSLAAVELFSGRSVTEIALDYGFETPGGFTKAFRKAHGYTPSQYAARMAGYLQNGPEFEIGGYVMNPVFVTKPAFKTAGYGIETNVADSSYTKDIASFWSQYEGENLEAKVYSILNPPRHGEVGLCVPASGDRNAVYLLGVIVEDFSSVTPDMLTVEVPAAEYAVFTTPPVDGTENGDPDVFVQVIRSTWKYIFEEWFPASGYEFDEDKLDFEFYDERCHSRVDTVMEIYIPVRVRA from the coding sequence GTGAACTACAGTAAGGATATAGAACGATGCATCGATTATATTGAGGAAAATATTAAGGAAAATCTGACTGCGGAAGGGATCGCCGCTGTGGCCGGTTATTCGTTGTATCATTTTTGCCGCGTGTTCAGCCTGTGTAAGGAGATGACGGTGATGGAATACGTGCGCAGCCGGAAGCTGTCTTTGGCGGCAGTGGAGCTGTTCAGCGGACGGAGTGTGACGGAGATTGCGCTGGATTACGGGTTTGAAACCCCGGGAGGCTTCACAAAAGCGTTCCGCAAGGCTCACGGTTACACCCCCTCGCAATATGCAGCGCGGATGGCCGGGTATCTTCAGAACGGTCCCGAATTTGAGATCGGAGGGTATGTAATGAATCCTGTTTTTGTGACTAAGCCGGCTTTCAAGACAGCTGGCTACGGCATTGAGACGAATGTGGCAGACAGCAGCTATACAAAGGATATTGCTTCGTTCTGGAGCCAGTATGAAGGGGAGAATCTGGAAGCCAAAGTGTACAGTATTCTTAATCCGCCAAGACACGGTGAAGTAGGGCTGTGTGTGCCGGCCTCAGGTGACAGAAATGCTGTGTATCTGCTGGGCGTAATCGTCGAAGATTTCTCTAGCGTGACGCCGGATATGCTGACTGTGGAGGTACCGGCCGCAGAGTATGCGGTGTTCACCACACCACCGGTGGACGGAACAGAGAATGGCGATCCGGATGTGTTCGTGCAGGTGATCAGGAGCACCTGGAAATATATTTTTGAGGAGTGGTTCCCGGCCAGCGGCTATGAGTTTGACGAGGATAAGCTGGACTTCGAGTTCTACGATGAGCGCTGCCATTCGCGGGTGGATACGGTGATGGAGATTTACATTCCTGTGAGGGTGCGGGCGTGA
- a CDS encoding alpha/beta fold hydrolase, whose protein sequence is MPLVDMPLEQLKQYQGRNPRPADFDAYWERALEELAAVEAQLELIPSPFQTPQAECFDLYFTGVRGARIHAKYLRPRAVSTPQPAVLQFHGYTGDSGEWQDKLAYVSLGFSVLALDCRGQGGLSEDTGGVKGNTHNGHIIRGLDDHPDNLLFRHIYLDTVRLAQIALELPGVDPERVYAMGGSQGGALTIACAALEPRVKKAATTYPFLCDYKRVWEMDLAKDAYHELSIYFRKFDPLHEREDEVFEKLGYIDLQHLASRIQGEVLFITGLMDTICPPSTQFAAYNKITATKELVVYPDFGHEYLPGSGDRTMQFLLGE, encoded by the coding sequence ATGCCATTAGTAGATATGCCGCTAGAACAGTTAAAACAATACCAGGGAAGAAACCCGCGTCCGGCTGACTTCGACGCTTACTGGGAACGCGCGCTGGAGGAGCTTGCTGCAGTTGAAGCGCAGCTTGAGCTGATTCCGAGTCCTTTTCAGACGCCGCAGGCGGAATGCTTTGATCTGTACTTTACGGGAGTACGCGGTGCGCGTATCCATGCCAAATACCTTCGTCCGAGAGCGGTAAGTACGCCGCAGCCGGCGGTTTTGCAGTTCCACGGATATACCGGTGATTCCGGCGAGTGGCAGGATAAGCTGGCGTATGTCTCGCTGGGCTTTTCGGTGCTGGCACTGGACTGCCGCGGGCAGGGAGGGTTGTCTGAAGATACAGGCGGTGTGAAAGGCAACACGCATAACGGGCATATTATCCGCGGACTGGACGATCATCCGGATAATCTGCTGTTCCGCCACATTTATCTGGATACCGTGCGTCTGGCTCAAATTGCGCTTGAGCTTCCCGGAGTAGATCCGGAGCGGGTGTATGCCATGGGCGGGTCGCAGGGCGGAGCTCTGACCATCGCTTGTGCCGCACTCGAGCCGCGTGTGAAAAAAGCTGCAACTACCTATCCGTTCCTCTGTGACTATAAGCGTGTATGGGAAATGGATCTGGCCAAGGATGCATACCACGAGCTGAGCATCTATTTCCGCAAGTTCGATCCGCTGCATGAGCGGGAGGACGAGGTGTTTGAGAAGCTGGGTTATATCGACCTGCAGCATCTGGCGTCCCGTATTCAAGGTGAGGTGCTGTTCATCACGGGGCTAATGGATACCATCTGCCCGCCATCCACCCAGTTTGCCGCCTACAACAAAATCACCGCAACCAAGGAGCTGGTCGTCTATCCGGACTTCGGGCATGAATATCTGCCCGGCAGCGGCGACCGGACGATGCAGTTTTTGCTGGGGGAATAG